The Pan troglodytes isolate AG18354 chromosome 1, NHGRI_mPanTro3-v2.0_pri, whole genome shotgun sequence genome includes a region encoding these proteins:
- the NR1I3 gene encoding nuclear receptor subfamily 1 group I member 3 isoform X9, with amino-acid sequence MASREDELRNCVVCGDQATGYHFNALTCEGCKGFFRRTVSKSIGPTCPFAGSCEVSKTQRRHCPACRLQKCLDAGMRKDMILSAEALALRRAKQAQRRAQQTPVQLSKEQEELIRTLLGAHTRHMGTMFEQFVQFRPPAHLFIHHQPLPTLAPVLPLVTHFADINTFMVLQVIKFTKDLPVFRSLPIEDQISLLKGAAVEICHIVLNTTFCLQTQNFLCGPLRYTIEDGAHDRPGVTQRDEIDQLQEEMALTLQSYIKGQQRRPRDRFLYAKLLGLLAELRSINEAYGYQIQHIQGLSAMMPLLQEICS; translated from the exons ATGGCCAGTAGGGAAGATGAGCTGAGGAACTGTGTGGTATGTGGGGACCAAGCCACAGGCTACCACTTTAATGCGCTGACTTGTGAGGGCTGCAAGGGTTTCTTCAG GAGAACAGTCAGCAAAAGCATTGGTCCCACCTGCCCCTTTGCTGGAAGCTGTGAAGTCAGCAAGACTCAGAGGCGCCACTGCCCAGCCTGCAGGTTGCAGAAGTGCTTAGATGCTGGCATGAGGAAAGACA TGATACTGTCGGCAGAAGCCCTGGCATTGCGGCGAGCAAAGCAGGCCCAGCGGCGGGCACAGCAAACACCTGTGCAACTGAGTAAGGAGCAAGAAGAGCTGATCCGGACACTCCTGGGGGCCCACACCCGCCACATGGGCACCATGTTTGAACAGTTTGTGCAGTTTAGG cctccagctcATCTGTTCATCCATCACCAGCCCTTGCCCACCCTGGCCCCTGTGCTGCCTCTGGTCACACACTTCGCAGACATCAACACTTTCATGGTACTGCAAGTCATCAAGTTTACTAAGGACCTGCCCGTCTTCCG TTCCCTGCCCATTGAAGACCAGATCTCCCTTCTCAAGGGAGCAGCTGTGGAAATCTGTCACATCGTACTCAATACCACTTTCTGTCTCCAAACACAAAACTTCCTCTGCGGGCCTCTTCGCTACACAATTGAAGATGGAGCCCATG ACCGACCTGGAGTTACCCAGAGAGATGAGATTGATCAGCTGCAAGAGGAGATGGCACTGACTCTGCAAAGCTACATCAAGGGCCAGCAGCGAAGGCCCCGGGATCG GTTTCTGTATGCGAAGTTGCTAGGCCTGCTAGCTGAGCTCCGGAGCATTAATGAGGCCTACGGGTACCAAATCCAGCACATCCAGGGCCTGTCTGCCATGATGCCGCTGCTCCAGGAGATCTGCAGCTGA
- the NR1I3 gene encoding nuclear receptor subfamily 1 group I member 3 isoform X8: MASREDELRNCVVCGDQATGYHFNALTCEGCKGFFRRTVSKSIGPTCPFAGSCEVSKTQRRHCPACRLQKCLDAGMRKDMILSAEALALRRAKQAQRRAQQTPVQLSKEQEELIRTLLGAHTRHMGTMFEQFVQFRPPAHLFIHHQPLPTLAPVLPLVTHFADINTFMVLQVIKFTKDLPVFRSLPIEDQISLLKGAAVEICHIVLNTTFCLQTQNFLCGPLRYTIEDGAHAPYLTDRPGVTQRDEIDQLQEEMALTLQSYIKGQQRRPRDRFLYAKLLGLLAELRSINEAYGYQIQHIQGLSAMMPLLQEICS, translated from the exons ATGGCCAGTAGGGAAGATGAGCTGAGGAACTGTGTGGTATGTGGGGACCAAGCCACAGGCTACCACTTTAATGCGCTGACTTGTGAGGGCTGCAAGGGTTTCTTCAG GAGAACAGTCAGCAAAAGCATTGGTCCCACCTGCCCCTTTGCTGGAAGCTGTGAAGTCAGCAAGACTCAGAGGCGCCACTGCCCAGCCTGCAGGTTGCAGAAGTGCTTAGATGCTGGCATGAGGAAAGACA TGATACTGTCGGCAGAAGCCCTGGCATTGCGGCGAGCAAAGCAGGCCCAGCGGCGGGCACAGCAAACACCTGTGCAACTGAGTAAGGAGCAAGAAGAGCTGATCCGGACACTCCTGGGGGCCCACACCCGCCACATGGGCACCATGTTTGAACAGTTTGTGCAGTTTAGG cctccagctcATCTGTTCATCCATCACCAGCCCTTGCCCACCCTGGCCCCTGTGCTGCCTCTGGTCACACACTTCGCAGACATCAACACTTTCATGGTACTGCAAGTCATCAAGTTTACTAAGGACCTGCCCGTCTTCCG TTCCCTGCCCATTGAAGACCAGATCTCCCTTCTCAAGGGAGCAGCTGTGGAAATCTGTCACATCGTACTCAATACCACTTTCTGTCTCCAAACACAAAACTTCCTCTGCGGGCCTCTTCGCTACACAATTGAAGATGGAGCCCATG CTCCCTATCTTACAGACCGACCTGGAGTTACCCAGAGAGATGAGATTGATCAGCTGCAAGAGGAGATGGCACTGACTCTGCAAAGCTACATCAAGGGCCAGCAGCGAAGGCCCCGGGATCG GTTTCTGTATGCGAAGTTGCTAGGCCTGCTAGCTGAGCTCCGGAGCATTAATGAGGCCTACGGGTACCAAATCCAGCACATCCAGGGCCTGTCTGCCATGATGCCGCTGCTCCAGGAGATCTGCAGCTGA
- the NR1I3 gene encoding nuclear receptor subfamily 1 group I member 3 isoform X1, with amino-acid sequence MASREDELRNCVVCGDQATGYHFNALTCEGCKGFFRRTVSKSIGPTCPFAGSCEVSKTQRRHCPACRLQKCLDAGMRKDMILSAEALALRRAKQAQRRAQQTPVQLSKEQEELIRTLLGAHTRHMGTMFEQFVQFRPPAHLFIHHQPLPTLAPVLPLVTHFADINTFMVLQVIKFTKDLPVFRSLPIEDQISLLKGAAVEICHIVLNTTFCLQTQNFLCGPLRYTIEDGAHVSPTVGFQVEFLELLFHFHGTLRKLQLQEPEYVLLAAMALFSPAPYLTDRPGVTQRDEIDQLQEEMALTLQSYIKGQQRRPRDRFLYAKLLGLLAELRSINEAYGYQIQHIQGLSAMMPLLQEICS; translated from the exons ATGGCCAGTAGGGAAGATGAGCTGAGGAACTGTGTGGTATGTGGGGACCAAGCCACAGGCTACCACTTTAATGCGCTGACTTGTGAGGGCTGCAAGGGTTTCTTCAG GAGAACAGTCAGCAAAAGCATTGGTCCCACCTGCCCCTTTGCTGGAAGCTGTGAAGTCAGCAAGACTCAGAGGCGCCACTGCCCAGCCTGCAGGTTGCAGAAGTGCTTAGATGCTGGCATGAGGAAAGACA TGATACTGTCGGCAGAAGCCCTGGCATTGCGGCGAGCAAAGCAGGCCCAGCGGCGGGCACAGCAAACACCTGTGCAACTGAGTAAGGAGCAAGAAGAGCTGATCCGGACACTCCTGGGGGCCCACACCCGCCACATGGGCACCATGTTTGAACAGTTTGTGCAGTTTAGG cctccagctcATCTGTTCATCCATCACCAGCCCTTGCCCACCCTGGCCCCTGTGCTGCCTCTGGTCACACACTTCGCAGACATCAACACTTTCATGGTACTGCAAGTCATCAAGTTTACTAAGGACCTGCCCGTCTTCCG TTCCCTGCCCATTGAAGACCAGATCTCCCTTCTCAAGGGAGCAGCTGTGGAAATCTGTCACATCGTACTCAATACCACTTTCTGTCTCCAAACACAAAACTTCCTCTGCGGGCCTCTTCGCTACACAATTGAAGATGGAGCCCATG TATCTCCCACAGTGGGGTTCCAGGTAGAGTTTTTGGAGTTGCTCTTTCACTTCCATGGAACACTACGAAAACTGCAGCTCCAAGAGCCTGAGTATGTGCTCTTGGCTGCCATGGCCCTCTTCTCTCCTG CTCCCTATCTTACAGACCGACCTGGAGTTACCCAGAGAGATGAGATTGATCAGCTGCAAGAGGAGATGGCACTGACTCTGCAAAGCTACATCAAGGGCCAGCAGCGAAGGCCCCGGGATCG GTTTCTGTATGCGAAGTTGCTAGGCCTGCTAGCTGAGCTCCGGAGCATTAATGAGGCCTACGGGTACCAAATCCAGCACATCCAGGGCCTGTCTGCCATGATGCCGCTGCTCCAGGAGATCTGCAGCTGA
- the NR1I3 gene encoding nuclear receptor subfamily 1 group I member 3 isoform X16, whose amino-acid sequence MASREDELRNCVVCGDQATGYHFNALTCEGCKGFFRRTVSKSIGPTCPFAGSCEVSKTQRRHCPACRLQKCLDAGMRKDMILSAEALALRRAKQAQRRAQQTPVQLSKEQEELIRTLLGAHTRHMGTMFEQFVQFRPPAHLFIHHQPLPTLAPVLPLVTHFADINTFMVLQVIKFTKDLPVFRSLPIEDQISLLKGAAVEICHIVLNTTFCLQTQNFLCGPLRYTIEDGAHDRPGVTQRDEIDQLQEEMALTLQSYIKGQQRRPRDRSPGTPWIHWSGKMLGPKIGPGSKGAQWLQ is encoded by the exons ATGGCCAGTAGGGAAGATGAGCTGAGGAACTGTGTGGTATGTGGGGACCAAGCCACAGGCTACCACTTTAATGCGCTGACTTGTGAGGGCTGCAAGGGTTTCTTCAG GAGAACAGTCAGCAAAAGCATTGGTCCCACCTGCCCCTTTGCTGGAAGCTGTGAAGTCAGCAAGACTCAGAGGCGCCACTGCCCAGCCTGCAGGTTGCAGAAGTGCTTAGATGCTGGCATGAGGAAAGACA TGATACTGTCGGCAGAAGCCCTGGCATTGCGGCGAGCAAAGCAGGCCCAGCGGCGGGCACAGCAAACACCTGTGCAACTGAGTAAGGAGCAAGAAGAGCTGATCCGGACACTCCTGGGGGCCCACACCCGCCACATGGGCACCATGTTTGAACAGTTTGTGCAGTTTAGG cctccagctcATCTGTTCATCCATCACCAGCCCTTGCCCACCCTGGCCCCTGTGCTGCCTCTGGTCACACACTTCGCAGACATCAACACTTTCATGGTACTGCAAGTCATCAAGTTTACTAAGGACCTGCCCGTCTTCCG TTCCCTGCCCATTGAAGACCAGATCTCCCTTCTCAAGGGAGCAGCTGTGGAAATCTGTCACATCGTACTCAATACCACTTTCTGTCTCCAAACACAAAACTTCCTCTGCGGGCCTCTTCGCTACACAATTGAAGATGGAGCCCATG ACCGACCTGGAGTTACCCAGAGAGATGAGATTGATCAGCTGCAAGAGGAGATGGCACTGACTCTGCAAAGCTACATCAAGGGCCAGCAGCGAAGGCCCCGGGATCG CTCACCTGGGACACCCTGGATACACTGGAGTGGGAAAATGCTGGGACCAAAGATTGGGCCGGGTTCAAAGGGAGCCCAGTGGTTGCAATGA
- the NR1I3 gene encoding nuclear receptor subfamily 1 group I member 3 isoform X4, producing MASREDELRNCVVCGDQATGYHFNALTCEGCKGFFRRTVSKSIGPTCPFAGSCEVSKTQRRHCPACRLQKCLDAGMRKDMILSAEALALRRAKQAQRRAQQTPVQLSKEQEELIRTLLGAHTRHMGTMFEQFVQFRPPAHLFIHHQPLPTLAPVLPLVTHFADINTFMVLQVIKFTKDLPVFRSLPIEDQISLLKGAAVEICHIVLNTTFCLQTQNFLCGPLRYTIEDGAHVGFQVEFLELLFHFHGTLRKLQLQEPEYVLLAAMALFSPDRPGVTQRDEIDQLQEEMALTLQSYIKGQQRRPRDRFLYAKLLGLLAELRSINEAYGYQIQHIQGLSAMMPLLQEICS from the exons ATGGCCAGTAGGGAAGATGAGCTGAGGAACTGTGTGGTATGTGGGGACCAAGCCACAGGCTACCACTTTAATGCGCTGACTTGTGAGGGCTGCAAGGGTTTCTTCAG GAGAACAGTCAGCAAAAGCATTGGTCCCACCTGCCCCTTTGCTGGAAGCTGTGAAGTCAGCAAGACTCAGAGGCGCCACTGCCCAGCCTGCAGGTTGCAGAAGTGCTTAGATGCTGGCATGAGGAAAGACA TGATACTGTCGGCAGAAGCCCTGGCATTGCGGCGAGCAAAGCAGGCCCAGCGGCGGGCACAGCAAACACCTGTGCAACTGAGTAAGGAGCAAGAAGAGCTGATCCGGACACTCCTGGGGGCCCACACCCGCCACATGGGCACCATGTTTGAACAGTTTGTGCAGTTTAGG cctccagctcATCTGTTCATCCATCACCAGCCCTTGCCCACCCTGGCCCCTGTGCTGCCTCTGGTCACACACTTCGCAGACATCAACACTTTCATGGTACTGCAAGTCATCAAGTTTACTAAGGACCTGCCCGTCTTCCG TTCCCTGCCCATTGAAGACCAGATCTCCCTTCTCAAGGGAGCAGCTGTGGAAATCTGTCACATCGTACTCAATACCACTTTCTGTCTCCAAACACAAAACTTCCTCTGCGGGCCTCTTCGCTACACAATTGAAGATGGAGCCCATG TGGGGTTCCAGGTAGAGTTTTTGGAGTTGCTCTTTCACTTCCATGGAACACTACGAAAACTGCAGCTCCAAGAGCCTGAGTATGTGCTCTTGGCTGCCATGGCCCTCTTCTCTCCTG ACCGACCTGGAGTTACCCAGAGAGATGAGATTGATCAGCTGCAAGAGGAGATGGCACTGACTCTGCAAAGCTACATCAAGGGCCAGCAGCGAAGGCCCCGGGATCG GTTTCTGTATGCGAAGTTGCTAGGCCTGCTAGCTGAGCTCCGGAGCATTAATGAGGCCTACGGGTACCAAATCCAGCACATCCAGGGCCTGTCTGCCATGATGCCGCTGCTCCAGGAGATCTGCAGCTGA
- the NR1I3 gene encoding nuclear receptor subfamily 1 group I member 3 isoform X2 produces MASREDELRNCVVCGDQATGYHFNALTCEGCKGFFRRTVSKSIGPTCPFAGSCEVSKTQRRHCPACRLQKCLDAGMRKDMILSAEALALRRAKQAQRRAQQTPVQLSKEQEELIRTLLGAHTRHMGTMFEQFVQFRPPAHLFIHHQPLPTLAPVLPLVTHFADINTFMVLQVIKFTKDLPVFRSLPIEDQISLLKGAAVEICHIVLNTTFCLQTQNFLCGPLRYTIEDGAHVGFQVEFLELLFHFHGTLRKLQLQEPEYVLLAAMALFSPAPYLTDRPGVTQRDEIDQLQEEMALTLQSYIKGQQRRPRDRFLYAKLLGLLAELRSINEAYGYQIQHIQGLSAMMPLLQEICS; encoded by the exons ATGGCCAGTAGGGAAGATGAGCTGAGGAACTGTGTGGTATGTGGGGACCAAGCCACAGGCTACCACTTTAATGCGCTGACTTGTGAGGGCTGCAAGGGTTTCTTCAG GAGAACAGTCAGCAAAAGCATTGGTCCCACCTGCCCCTTTGCTGGAAGCTGTGAAGTCAGCAAGACTCAGAGGCGCCACTGCCCAGCCTGCAGGTTGCAGAAGTGCTTAGATGCTGGCATGAGGAAAGACA TGATACTGTCGGCAGAAGCCCTGGCATTGCGGCGAGCAAAGCAGGCCCAGCGGCGGGCACAGCAAACACCTGTGCAACTGAGTAAGGAGCAAGAAGAGCTGATCCGGACACTCCTGGGGGCCCACACCCGCCACATGGGCACCATGTTTGAACAGTTTGTGCAGTTTAGG cctccagctcATCTGTTCATCCATCACCAGCCCTTGCCCACCCTGGCCCCTGTGCTGCCTCTGGTCACACACTTCGCAGACATCAACACTTTCATGGTACTGCAAGTCATCAAGTTTACTAAGGACCTGCCCGTCTTCCG TTCCCTGCCCATTGAAGACCAGATCTCCCTTCTCAAGGGAGCAGCTGTGGAAATCTGTCACATCGTACTCAATACCACTTTCTGTCTCCAAACACAAAACTTCCTCTGCGGGCCTCTTCGCTACACAATTGAAGATGGAGCCCATG TGGGGTTCCAGGTAGAGTTTTTGGAGTTGCTCTTTCACTTCCATGGAACACTACGAAAACTGCAGCTCCAAGAGCCTGAGTATGTGCTCTTGGCTGCCATGGCCCTCTTCTCTCCTG CTCCCTATCTTACAGACCGACCTGGAGTTACCCAGAGAGATGAGATTGATCAGCTGCAAGAGGAGATGGCACTGACTCTGCAAAGCTACATCAAGGGCCAGCAGCGAAGGCCCCGGGATCG GTTTCTGTATGCGAAGTTGCTAGGCCTGCTAGCTGAGCTCCGGAGCATTAATGAGGCCTACGGGTACCAAATCCAGCACATCCAGGGCCTGTCTGCCATGATGCCGCTGCTCCAGGAGATCTGCAGCTGA
- the NR1I3 gene encoding nuclear receptor subfamily 1 group I member 3 isoform X12: MASREDELRNCVVCGDQATGYHFNALTCEGCKGFFRRTVSKSIGPTCPFAGSCEVSKTQRRHCPACRLQKCLDAGMRKDMILSAEALALRRAKQAQRRAQQTPVQLSKEQEELIRTLLGAHTRHMGTMFEQFVQFRPPAHLFIHHQPLPTLAPVLPLVTHFADINTFMVLQVIKFTKDLPVFRSLPIEDQISLLKGAAVEICHIVLNTTFCLQTQNFLCGPLRYTIEDGAHVSPTVGFQVEFLELLFHFHGTLRKLQLQEPEYVLLAAMALFSPDRPGVTQRDEIDQLQEEMALTLQSYIKGQQRRPRDRSPGTPWIHWSGKMLGPKIGPGSKGAQWLQ, translated from the exons ATGGCCAGTAGGGAAGATGAGCTGAGGAACTGTGTGGTATGTGGGGACCAAGCCACAGGCTACCACTTTAATGCGCTGACTTGTGAGGGCTGCAAGGGTTTCTTCAG GAGAACAGTCAGCAAAAGCATTGGTCCCACCTGCCCCTTTGCTGGAAGCTGTGAAGTCAGCAAGACTCAGAGGCGCCACTGCCCAGCCTGCAGGTTGCAGAAGTGCTTAGATGCTGGCATGAGGAAAGACA TGATACTGTCGGCAGAAGCCCTGGCATTGCGGCGAGCAAAGCAGGCCCAGCGGCGGGCACAGCAAACACCTGTGCAACTGAGTAAGGAGCAAGAAGAGCTGATCCGGACACTCCTGGGGGCCCACACCCGCCACATGGGCACCATGTTTGAACAGTTTGTGCAGTTTAGG cctccagctcATCTGTTCATCCATCACCAGCCCTTGCCCACCCTGGCCCCTGTGCTGCCTCTGGTCACACACTTCGCAGACATCAACACTTTCATGGTACTGCAAGTCATCAAGTTTACTAAGGACCTGCCCGTCTTCCG TTCCCTGCCCATTGAAGACCAGATCTCCCTTCTCAAGGGAGCAGCTGTGGAAATCTGTCACATCGTACTCAATACCACTTTCTGTCTCCAAACACAAAACTTCCTCTGCGGGCCTCTTCGCTACACAATTGAAGATGGAGCCCATG TATCTCCCACAGTGGGGTTCCAGGTAGAGTTTTTGGAGTTGCTCTTTCACTTCCATGGAACACTACGAAAACTGCAGCTCCAAGAGCCTGAGTATGTGCTCTTGGCTGCCATGGCCCTCTTCTCTCCTG ACCGACCTGGAGTTACCCAGAGAGATGAGATTGATCAGCTGCAAGAGGAGATGGCACTGACTCTGCAAAGCTACATCAAGGGCCAGCAGCGAAGGCCCCGGGATCG CTCACCTGGGACACCCTGGATACACTGGAGTGGGAAAATGCTGGGACCAAAGATTGGGCCGGGTTCAAAGGGAGCCCAGTGGTTGCAATGA
- the NR1I3 gene encoding nuclear receptor subfamily 1 group I member 3 isoform X3: protein MASREDELRNCVVCGDQATGYHFNALTCEGCKGFFRRTVSKSIGPTCPFAGSCEVSKTQRRHCPACRLQKCLDAGMRKDMILSAEALALRRAKQAQRRAQQTPVQLSKEQEELIRTLLGAHTRHMGTMFEQFVQFRPPAHLFIHHQPLPTLAPVLPLVTHFADINTFMVLQVIKFTKDLPVFRSLPIEDQISLLKGAAVEICHIVLNTTFCLQTQNFLCGPLRYTIEDGAHVSPTVGFQVEFLELLFHFHGTLRKLQLQEPEYVLLAAMALFSPDRPGVTQRDEIDQLQEEMALTLQSYIKGQQRRPRDRFLYAKLLGLLAELRSINEAYGYQIQHIQGLSAMMPLLQEICS, encoded by the exons ATGGCCAGTAGGGAAGATGAGCTGAGGAACTGTGTGGTATGTGGGGACCAAGCCACAGGCTACCACTTTAATGCGCTGACTTGTGAGGGCTGCAAGGGTTTCTTCAG GAGAACAGTCAGCAAAAGCATTGGTCCCACCTGCCCCTTTGCTGGAAGCTGTGAAGTCAGCAAGACTCAGAGGCGCCACTGCCCAGCCTGCAGGTTGCAGAAGTGCTTAGATGCTGGCATGAGGAAAGACA TGATACTGTCGGCAGAAGCCCTGGCATTGCGGCGAGCAAAGCAGGCCCAGCGGCGGGCACAGCAAACACCTGTGCAACTGAGTAAGGAGCAAGAAGAGCTGATCCGGACACTCCTGGGGGCCCACACCCGCCACATGGGCACCATGTTTGAACAGTTTGTGCAGTTTAGG cctccagctcATCTGTTCATCCATCACCAGCCCTTGCCCACCCTGGCCCCTGTGCTGCCTCTGGTCACACACTTCGCAGACATCAACACTTTCATGGTACTGCAAGTCATCAAGTTTACTAAGGACCTGCCCGTCTTCCG TTCCCTGCCCATTGAAGACCAGATCTCCCTTCTCAAGGGAGCAGCTGTGGAAATCTGTCACATCGTACTCAATACCACTTTCTGTCTCCAAACACAAAACTTCCTCTGCGGGCCTCTTCGCTACACAATTGAAGATGGAGCCCATG TATCTCCCACAGTGGGGTTCCAGGTAGAGTTTTTGGAGTTGCTCTTTCACTTCCATGGAACACTACGAAAACTGCAGCTCCAAGAGCCTGAGTATGTGCTCTTGGCTGCCATGGCCCTCTTCTCTCCTG ACCGACCTGGAGTTACCCAGAGAGATGAGATTGATCAGCTGCAAGAGGAGATGGCACTGACTCTGCAAAGCTACATCAAGGGCCAGCAGCGAAGGCCCCGGGATCG GTTTCTGTATGCGAAGTTGCTAGGCCTGCTAGCTGAGCTCCGGAGCATTAATGAGGCCTACGGGTACCAAATCCAGCACATCCAGGGCCTGTCTGCCATGATGCCGCTGCTCCAGGAGATCTGCAGCTGA